One genomic region from Sulfurimonas sp. encodes:
- a CDS encoding dynamin family protein codes for MSKLDLFIASYKDKFIEITPEFDENLLGLIKKTSYAMLDEKMSPSKELRDALLKLEIRAKEPMKVAITGQFSSGKSTFLNALLSKNILPTGITPVTSKVNYIRYADELKIRIRYKDGRDEYQSVENISKFTDQREVVEEIEYLTLYVPLELLKDIVFVDTPGLNSQAITDTTTTQRVLKEVDGIIWLSLIDNAGKLSEAKVLEQYLNEYQGKSLCVLNQKDKFEPSQVQQSVEYVKKSFGEYFSDVIPISAIQALESRSHDKNTQTQEELEEFLKSLSTSLKSSNSINIQKEYEKYQQKIESILSSDLSKNIDLLKESNIELVLNFIDENIRPLANSSKDFAIKKDIDLICTDLIEQHKLFLKIYNELDAELKEFEVEADEKFADLKNRFTRKLKDAYSRIEEIIDTIANDIYNHIEQVTKTRYSKQKAGLLKNKTVFEPVEYKVSKIASDAIYKHLFYDDDIVGKMFKKYVRNLKEIQDEVNENNALVYEMLKKKIRRWQNPYEFIRKSKQVDSDIEFANIRKFASKAYENILKPYSDEIHSSYAKISSEFNHLSSAVSFNYQNATGVCVGFLEKKVEQSIELYEQNPTKFSLYQPKLQEIKERLKISFHLYELQNMMNTNNTFLNKNYDRLVEEFKHINSEKHDFLQQRKERHNKNISILKELRIS; via the coding sequence ATGAGTAAGTTAGATCTGTTTATCGCCTCTTACAAAGATAAATTTATTGAAATCACTCCAGAGTTTGATGAAAATCTTTTAGGACTAATCAAAAAAACAAGTTACGCTATGCTTGATGAAAAAATGTCACCTAGCAAAGAGTTGCGAGATGCACTTTTGAAACTAGAAATCAGAGCTAAAGAGCCTATGAAGGTTGCTATTACAGGACAATTTTCTAGTGGTAAATCAACTTTTTTAAATGCGCTTCTTTCAAAAAACATACTACCAACAGGAATAACTCCTGTTACATCAAAAGTAAACTATATACGATATGCTGATGAATTAAAAATTCGCATACGATATAAAGATGGACGAGATGAGTATCAAAGTGTTGAAAATATTTCAAAGTTTACTGACCAAAGAGAAGTTGTAGAGGAGATAGAATACCTAACCCTTTATGTTCCACTAGAACTTTTAAAAGATATAGTTTTTGTTGATACTCCGGGTCTTAATTCTCAAGCCATTACTGATACAACAACAACGCAAAGAGTGCTAAAAGAAGTAGATGGAATCATCTGGTTATCTCTCATTGATAATGCTGGTAAACTTAGTGAAGCAAAGGTTTTAGAACAGTACCTAAATGAGTATCAAGGAAAATCACTTTGTGTTTTAAACCAAAAAGATAAGTTTGAGCCTTCTCAAGTTCAACAGAGTGTTGAGTATGTTAAAAAAAGCTTTGGGGAGTATTTTAGTGATGTTATTCCTATCTCAGCGATTCAAGCACTTGAATCAAGAAGTCATGATAAAAACACACAAACTCAAGAAGAACTTGAAGAGTTTTTAAAATCACTTTCAACTAGTTTAAAATCTTCTAACTCAATTAATATTCAAAAAGAGTATGAAAAGTATCAACAAAAAATAGAAAGTATTTTGAGTAGTGATTTGAGTAAAAATATAGACCTACTAAAAGAGTCTAATATCGAACTTGTTTTAAACTTTATTGATGAAAATATTCGCCCTTTGGCAAACAGCTCAAAAGATTTTGCTATAAAAAAAGATATAGACTTGATTTGCACAGATTTAATAGAGCAGCATAAATTATTTTTAAAAATCTACAATGAGCTAGATGCAGAACTTAAAGAGTTTGAAGTTGAAGCAGATGAAAAATTTGCAGATTTGAAAAATAGATTTACAAGAAAATTAAAAGACGCTTATAGTAGAATAGAAGAAATCATAGACACTATTGCCAATGATATATATAATCACATCGAACAAGTCACCAAAACTAGATACTCCAAACAAAAAGCAGGCTTATTGAAGAACAAAACTGTATTTGAACCTGTTGAGTACAAAGTATCTAAAATTGCCTCAGACGCTATTTATAAGCATCTGTTTTATGATGATGATATCGTCGGAAAAATGTTTAAAAAATATGTTCGGAATTTAAAAGAGATTCAAGATGAAGTGAATGAAAATAATGCTTTAGTTTATGAAATGCTTAAAAAGAAAATCAGAAGATGGCAAAATCCATATGAGTTTATAAGAAAATCAAAACAAGTTGATTCTGATATAGAGTTTGCTAATATTCGTAAATTTGCGTCTAAGGCTTATGAAAACATACTAAAACCATATAGTGATGAAATCCACTCATCTTATGCAAAAATAAGCTCAGAGTTTAATCATTTAAGTTCTGCTGTAAGTTTTAACTACCAAAATGCAACTGGAGTTTGTGTTGGATTTTTAGAAAAAAAAGTTGAGCAGTCTATAGAGCTTTATGAACAAAATCCTACAAAATTTTCTCTTTATCAGCCAAAACTACAAGAGATAAAAGAAAGGTTAAAGATTAGTTTTCATCTGTATGAACTTCAAAATATGATGAACACAAACAATACATTTTTAAATAAAAACTACGATAGATTAGTGGAAGAGTTTAAGCATATAAACAGTGAAAAGCATGACTTTTTACAACAAAGAAAAGAGCGTCATAACAAAAATATAAGTATTTTAAAAGAACTACGAATCAGTTGA
- a CDS encoding fumarate reductase flavoprotein subunit, which yields MNVKYCDALVIGGGLAGLRAAVASQSKGLSTTVLSLVPVKRSHSAAAQGGMQASLGNSKMSRGDNEDVHFADTVKGSDWGCDQEVARMFVTTAPKAIRQLAAWGVPWTRITKGPREVVMNAERTTLVEDEEVHGYIHSRDFGGTKKWRTCYTADATGHTMLFGVANEALKHNVNIEDRKEAISLIHENNRCYGAIVRDLVTGELSAYVAKGTLIATGGYGRLYKQTTNAVICEGIGAAIALETGIATLGNMEAVQFHPTPIVPSGILLTEGCRGDGGILRDVDGYRFMPDYEPEKKELASRDVVSRRMLEHIRNGKGVKSPYGDHLWLDISILGREHIEKNLRDVQEICQIFNGIDPADEGPKGWAPVLPMQHYSMGGIRTKATGESQKLDGLFSCGEAACWDMHGFNRLGGNSVSETVVAGMIVGDYFADFCSSNDIDISSKTLQASIDDKEKYMHDLVNKEGKNDIFEIKNEMKAIMWDKVAIFRDEEGLTEAVHKLEELYKKSLDVKVESKTLCANPQLEEAYRVPMMLKLALCVALGAKERKESRGAHYREDYLKRDDANWLKRTLASWNEGDTLPTLTYEDLDIMKMEMPPAFRGYGAKGMMIENDLSVKRQEEVDKMREDMEADGKDRIEIQDAIMPFELQPIFKAENERLGDKK from the coding sequence ATGAATGTAAAATATTGCGATGCGTTAGTAATCGGTGGTGGATTAGCAGGTCTTAGAGCTGCGGTTGCTTCACAGTCAAAAGGTTTAAGTACAACAGTTTTAAGTCTTGTTCCTGTTAAGCGTTCTCATTCAGCTGCTGCTCAAGGTGGTATGCAAGCGAGTTTAGGTAACTCTAAAATGAGTAGAGGTGACAATGAAGATGTTCACTTTGCAGATACTGTAAAGGGAAGCGATTGGGGTTGTGATCAAGAAGTAGCTCGTATGTTTGTTACTACTGCACCAAAGGCTATTCGTCAATTAGCTGCTTGGGGAGTGCCTTGGACAAGAATCACAAAAGGTCCAAGAGAAGTTGTAATGAATGCTGAGAGAACTACTTTAGTTGAAGATGAAGAAGTGCATGGTTACATTCACTCCCGTGACTTTGGTGGAACTAAAAAATGGAGAACTTGTTATACAGCAGATGCAACAGGTCATACAATGCTTTTTGGTGTTGCTAATGAAGCTTTAAAGCACAATGTAAACATTGAAGACAGAAAAGAAGCCATTTCACTTATACACGAAAACAATCGCTGTTATGGTGCAATCGTAAGAGATTTAGTTACTGGTGAGCTTAGTGCTTATGTTGCAAAAGGTACTTTAATCGCAACTGGTGGATATGGAAGACTTTACAAGCAAACTACAAATGCTGTTATTTGTGAAGGTATCGGTGCAGCAATCGCTCTTGAAACAGGAATAGCAACACTTGGAAATATGGAAGCTGTACAATTTCACCCAACACCAATCGTTCCATCAGGAATCCTTCTTACTGAAGGTTGTCGTGGTGATGGTGGTATTCTTAGAGATGTAGATGGTTACAGATTTATGCCAGACTACGAACCAGAGAAAAAAGAACTTGCTTCTCGTGATGTTGTAAGTCGTAGAATGCTTGAGCATATTAGAAACGGCAAGGGTGTTAAATCTCCTTATGGTGACCACTTATGGTTAGATATTTCTATCTTAGGTCGTGAGCATATTGAAAAGAACTTGCGTGATGTTCAAGAAATTTGTCAAATTTTTAATGGAATTGATCCTGCTGATGAAGGTCCAAAAGGTTGGGCTCCAGTTCTTCCTATGCAACACTATTCAATGGGTGGAATTAGAACAAAAGCAACAGGTGAATCTCAAAAACTAGATGGACTTTTCTCTTGTGGAGAAGCTGCTTGCTGGGATATGCATGGTTTTAACAGACTTGGTGGAAACTCAGTTAGTGAAACAGTTGTTGCTGGTATGATTGTTGGTGATTATTTCGCTGATTTTTGTTCTTCTAATGACATAGATATTAGTTCAAAAACTCTTCAAGCAAGTATTGATGATAAAGAAAAATATATGCATGACCTTGTTAATAAAGAAGGTAAAAATGATATATTTGAAATTAAAAATGAGATGAAAGCTATCATGTGGGACAAAGTTGCGATTTTCCGTGATGAAGAAGGTCTTACAGAGGCAGTTCATAAATTAGAAGAACTTTATAAAAAATCACTTGATGTTAAAGTAGAGTCAAAAACTCTTTGCGCTAATCCTCAACTTGAAGAAGCGTACAGAGTTCCAATGATGCTTAAACTTGCTCTTTGTGTAGCTCTTGGTGCAAAAGAGAGAAAAGAAAGTCGTGGTGCTCACTACAGAGAAGATTACCTAAAGCGTGATGATGCAAACTGGTTAAAAAGAACTCTTGCTTCATGGAATGAAGGTGATACTTTACCAACTCTAACTTATGAAGACTTAGATATTATGAAAATGGAAATGCCTCCAGCATTTCGTGGTTATGGTGCAAAAGGTATGATGATTGAGAATGACTTAAGTGTTAAGCGTCAAGAAGAAGTAGATAAGATGCGCGAAGATATGGAAGCAGATGGTAAAGATAGAATCGAAATTCAAGATGCTATTATGCCTTTTGAACTACAACCAATTTTTAAAGCTGAAAATGAAAGACTTGGAGATAAAAAATGA
- a CDS encoding diguanylate cyclase domain-containing protein produces the protein MNKYQERTDIKKYFLLAVVKVMNFQEVKLRNEQRANEFIVEVGDRLLESIRDEDMLSHISQNGFLIVFNEYLEDKNSDILFERILNAFKEPFVDAKGSIKIDIKIGKSTYPKDSEDSAGLINEATRVALNSTDS, from the coding sequence GTGAACAAATATCAAGAGCGCACAGACATAAAAAAATATTTTTTATTAGCTGTTGTTAAAGTTATGAATTTTCAAGAAGTAAAATTAAGAAATGAGCAAAGAGCCAATGAATTTATAGTTGAAGTAGGGGATAGGCTTTTAGAGTCTATTCGTGATGAAGATATGCTATCTCACATCTCACAAAATGGTTTTTTAATTGTTTTTAACGAGTATTTAGAAGATAAAAATTCTGATATCTTATTTGAGAGAATTTTAAATGCTTTCAAAGAGCCTTTTGTAGATGCAAAAGGTAGTATAAAGATAGATATAAAAATAGGTAAAAGTACCTATCCAAAGGATTCAGAGGACTCAGCAGGTTTGATTAATGAAGCCACGAGAGTGGCTTTAAACTCAACTGATTCGTAG
- a CDS encoding fumarate reductase cytochrome b subunit — MSDLIEGFLGKSVDGKKSRLPAKLDYIQSATGLFLGLFMWGHMFFVSTILISKDFMYTLTKFMEGSMFFDEPKPGLVSLAVGTIFIIFIIHAAMGLRKLPANFRQWQIYRTHMKMMKHDETSMWFIQAVTGFSMFFLGSAHLFLMLTQPGTIGPYGSGDRMLTLWPFYLMLLFAVELHGSIGLYRLCIKWGWFEGEDAKKTRKTLKKVKWIITVFFLVLGLATLLAYLKIGMDHSDRAGERYHPTTQIEKNYNVNTEVKA; from the coding sequence ATGAGTGACCTTATTGAAGGGTTTTTAGGTAAGTCTGTGGATGGTAAAAAGAGTAGATTACCAGCAAAGTTAGATTATATTCAAAGTGCAACAGGGTTGTTTTTAGGTTTATTTATGTGGGGGCATATGTTTTTTGTATCAACAATTTTGATAAGTAAAGACTTTATGTACACACTTACAAAGTTTATGGAAGGAAGTATGTTTTTTGATGAGCCTAAACCAGGTTTAGTATCTCTTGCTGTTGGTACTATTTTTATTATATTCATCATTCATGCTGCTATGGGGTTAAGAAAACTTCCAGCAAACTTTAGACAATGGCAAATTTATAGAACTCACATGAAAATGATGAAGCATGACGAAACTAGCATGTGGTTTATCCAAGCTGTTACTGGTTTTTCAATGTTCTTCCTTGGTTCAGCTCATTTATTCCTTATGTTAACTCAACCTGGCACAATTGGACCATACGGTTCAGGCGACAGAATGTTAACACTGTGGCCTTTTTATCTTATGCTTCTTTTTGCAGTAGAACTACATGGAAGTATAGGTCTTTATCGTCTCTGTATTAAGTGGGGATGGTTTGAAGGTGAGGATGCAAAGAAAACAAGAAAAACTTTGAAAAAAGTAAAATGGATAATAACTGTCTTTTTCTTAGTTCTTGGTCTTGCTACTCTTTTAGCATACTTAAAAATCGGTATGGACCATTCAGATAGAGCGGGTGAAAGATACCATCCAACTACACAAATAGAAAAAAATTATAATGTAAACACAGAGGTAAAAGCATGA
- a CDS encoding dynamin family protein — MHIINDFFLLTWKEDAKQLFSSLGDIKTFLTSTLKSNHEAFCDYTSILLIVTPSNIDNFSDISEAREAMKFLVGLNEWDKQRVQYIQKELLFFLNANGNIKLNKEIQQRFDRLRKENIIGYEISRRLISLLALIEVKEEEIQPIHVVKAKTGSNFFESALNSLCTAVDNLKNGVEDEYLYERLTIIPKKIRSEKFSIGITGVMNAGKSTLLNALLGKEILGTSVIPETANLSIIKYAKKPSAKVNFWTKSEWENIEKSALTLESMKPFIKETKEHFKDNLNTYITSDGFSAKISIDELPSYTSAEHSGKKCNLVKSVELYTDLKFVENGVEIVDTPGLDDPVIQREEITKGYLYECDLMCHLMNVNQSATQKDIEFITDTLLYQSIARLLIVITRIDTVSKKELDEVIEYTKQSIKTKLKNLNKEAQFNSIINKIDFIPIAGKMALMHRIGKGEEATKIGYPLEKTGILEIESYLSDVLFGDNSQKALLVIESNTKELIVIAKSSQETLEIEKKLLGKSASEIENEHTKYQEEIVEIKTKITKLNQDINESKEELISYFSTLKNMSKNKMTSLQNIIKRRVLDDVSYEIRKNKTKPEQSRISSIIETGIKDGFIDLLRDYRYQFQKRCKTLLKKYKEILKNLKKLMITQEMQKSFLKNILEP, encoded by the coding sequence ATGCATATAATAAATGATTTTTTTCTTCTAACTTGGAAAGAAGATGCAAAACAACTGTTTTCGAGTCTTGGTGATATTAAAACATTTTTAACATCTACTTTAAAATCAAATCACGAAGCTTTTTGTGATTATACTTCCATCTTACTTATCGTAACTCCATCAAATATAGATAATTTTTCAGATATATCTGAGGCACGAGAGGCTATGAAGTTTCTTGTTGGTCTAAATGAATGGGATAAGCAAAGAGTTCAGTATATTCAAAAAGAGCTTCTCTTCTTTTTAAATGCAAATGGCAATATCAAACTAAATAAAGAGATACAACAAAGATTTGACAGACTAAGAAAAGAAAACATTATAGGTTATGAAATAAGTAGACGACTTATAAGCTTATTAGCTCTCATAGAAGTAAAAGAAGAAGAAATTCAACCCATTCATGTAGTAAAAGCTAAAACTGGTTCAAACTTCTTTGAAAGTGCTTTAAACTCACTCTGTACTGCGGTTGATAATCTAAAAAATGGCGTAGAAGATGAGTATCTGTATGAACGATTAACAATCATACCTAAAAAGATAAGAAGTGAAAAATTTTCTATCGGAATAACAGGTGTTATGAATGCTGGTAAATCTACACTTTTAAATGCTCTTTTGGGCAAGGAGATATTGGGGACTTCTGTTATACCTGAAACAGCAAATTTAAGTATTATAAAGTACGCAAAAAAACCAAGTGCAAAGGTTAACTTTTGGACTAAAAGTGAATGGGAAAATATAGAAAAAAGTGCCCTTACTCTTGAGAGTATGAAACCTTTTATAAAAGAAACAAAAGAACACTTCAAAGATAATTTGAATACCTATATTACAAGTGATGGTTTTAGTGCTAAGATAAGCATAGACGAACTCCCTTCTTATACTTCAGCAGAACATTCAGGTAAAAAATGTAACTTAGTTAAAAGTGTTGAGCTATACACAGATTTAAAGTTTGTGGAAAATGGAGTAGAAATTGTTGATACTCCCGGATTAGATGACCCTGTAATCCAAAGAGAAGAGATAACAAAAGGCTATCTTTATGAGTGTGACTTGATGTGTCACCTAATGAATGTAAATCAATCAGCGACACAAAAAGATATAGAGTTTATAACTGACACCCTGCTCTATCAAAGCATTGCGAGACTCTTAATCGTTATAACTCGCATAGATACCGTAAGTAAAAAAGAGCTAGATGAAGTTATTGAATATACAAAACAAAGTATAAAAACAAAACTTAAAAATTTAAATAAAGAAGCACAATTTAATTCAATAATAAATAAGATTGATTTCATTCCAATTGCGGGGAAAATGGCACTTATGCATCGCATAGGTAAAGGTGAAGAAGCTACAAAAATCGGCTATCCACTTGAAAAAACAGGAATTTTAGAAATTGAGAGTTATCTAAGTGATGTACTTTTTGGAGATAATTCACAAAAGGCTCTTTTAGTAATAGAGTCAAATACAAAAGAACTCATAGTCATAGCAAAAAGTTCACAAGAAACTTTAGAGATAGAGAAAAAACTACTAGGCAAAAGTGCTAGTGAGATTGAAAATGAGCATACGAAATATCAAGAAGAAATAGTAGAAATAAAAACAAAAATCACAAAACTTAATCAAGATATAAATGAATCAAAAGAAGAGTTGATAAGCTACTTCTCAACTCTTAAAAATATGTCTAAAAATAAGATGACTTCCTTGCAAAATATTATAAAAAGAAGAGTCTTAGATGATGTATCTTATGAGATACGAAAAAACAAAACAAAACCTGAGCAGAGTAGAATATCCTCTATCATAGAAACTGGCATAAAAGATGGTTTTATTGATTTGCTTCGAGATTATAGATACCAATTTCAAAAAAGATGCAAAACTCTTTTGAAAAAATACAAAGAGATTTTGAAGAATTTAAAGAAGCTGATGATAACACAGGAGATGCAAAAGAGTTTTTTGAAAAACATTTTGGAGCCTTAA
- a CDS encoding 3-isopropylmalate dehydratase small subunit gives MQKANISGKVWTFGKDIDTDLIIAARYLNTSVPEELALHVMEDSAPDFVSKLAKGDIIVAGDNFGCGSSREHAPIALKAAGVAAIIAPTFARIFYRNAFNMGLPIFELEQSSEISEGDEVSVDMNAGTITNKTTNKTYKFSPIPEFMQELIDAGGLMNFAQNEIKGK, from the coding sequence ATGCAAAAAGCAAATATTAGCGGAAAAGTTTGGACATTTGGAAAAGATATTGATACGGATTTAATTATAGCTGCGAGATATCTTAATACTTCTGTACCAGAAGAACTAGCACTTCATGTTATGGAAGATTCTGCTCCAGACTTTGTAAGTAAACTGGCTAAAGGCGACATCATAGTAGCTGGCGATAATTTTGGTTGTGGAAGTTCAAGAGAACACGCTCCCATAGCACTAAAAGCTGCTGGAGTTGCTGCTATCATCGCTCCAACTTTTGCAAGAATTTTTTATAGAAACGCTTTTAATATGGGTCTTCCTATTTTTGAACTTGAACAAAGTAGTGAGATTAGTGAAGGTGATGAAGTGAGCGTAGATATGAATGCTGGAACAATCACAAATAAAACAACAAATAAAACATATAAATTTAGTCCTATTCCTGAGTTTATGCAAGAACTAATAGATGCTGGTGGATTAATGAACTTTGCACAAAATGAGATTAAAGGTAAATAA
- a CDS encoding methyl-accepting chemotaxis protein, with protein sequence MSVKMKIIVLIIVTIIAVSIAIILQSVYNINAMTEANIVKYKKEAYASKEHELKNYVSVAIKSIESFYKRTAADKIKKEVEADLKGQTNFLFGIITKAYNQNKNKMSKTELQKYLKSIVASARYGKSGYFWINDSVSRMIMHPIKPALDGKDLSRFKDPNGVYLFNNMVKAVKSGGEGVVDYHWAKPGFEKPQPKVSFVKKFKPYGWIIGTGAYVSDVTMGMKKEALKTIAAMRFGKSGYFWINDTAPKMVMHPIKPALDGKNLSKVKDPNGVYLFNEMVRVAKAKGEGMVEYSWSKPDSDKPVPKMSYVILFKQWNWIVGTGEYIDNIEAQVQQMRQDSNNQITALTMKIIITSLVLAIIIGLIVSFIADRIIVGPIRSILGITKDLAKGEGDLTKRIIINSTDEIKDVADYINEFIRKVHDSVDGAKKSSFENSSVSNELSVTALQVGSNVEKSVKIVDETTENASSTQKQIKIAINDALESKQEMLEANDMLNNARDEIIILTSKVQRSVESEIELAMKIEELSRDTEQVKDVLVVISDIAEQTNLLALNAAIEAARAGEHGRGFAVVADEVRKLAERTQKSLAEINATINVIVQSTASASDEMNANSKQMEELSGISTDVEGKINSTTELVHKATVASDKVVEDFEITGNQLNKIVDGIKEINSISSENARSVEEIASAAEHLNSLTDELSTKLEQFKT encoded by the coding sequence ATGTCTGTTAAAATGAAAATTATTGTTTTAATCATTGTTACAATTATTGCTGTTTCTATAGCTATTATATTACAGTCTGTATATAATATTAATGCTATGACAGAAGCCAATATTGTCAAGTATAAAAAAGAAGCTTATGCTAGTAAAGAGCATGAACTTAAAAACTATGTAAGTGTTGCTATTAAATCTATTGAATCATTTTACAAAAGAACAGCAGCAGATAAAATAAAAAAAGAGGTTGAAGCTGATCTTAAAGGTCAAACTAACTTTTTATTTGGAATAATCACAAAAGCTTACAATCAAAATAAAAACAAAATGTCAAAAACAGAACTTCAAAAATATCTAAAATCCATAGTAGCATCTGCTAGATATGGAAAAAGTGGATATTTTTGGATAAACGATAGTGTCTCCAGAATGATAATGCATCCAATAAAACCAGCACTTGATGGAAAAGACCTTTCAAGATTTAAAGACCCTAATGGTGTTTATCTTTTTAATAACATGGTTAAAGCGGTAAAATCAGGAGGAGAAGGTGTTGTTGACTATCACTGGGCAAAACCTGGCTTTGAAAAACCACAACCAAAAGTTTCATTTGTTAAAAAGTTTAAACCTTATGGATGGATAATTGGAACGGGTGCTTATGTTTCAGATGTTACGATGGGTATGAAAAAAGAAGCTTTAAAAACAATAGCTGCTATGCGTTTTGGAAAAAGTGGATACTTTTGGATAAACGATACAGCTCCTAAAATGGTTATGCATCCGATAAAACCAGCACTTGATGGAAAAAATTTGTCAAAAGTAAAAGACCCTAATGGTGTTTATCTCTTTAATGAGATGGTTAGAGTAGCAAAAGCTAAGGGAGAAGGAATGGTTGAGTATAGCTGGTCAAAGCCAGACTCAGACAAACCAGTACCTAAAATGTCTTATGTTATTTTATTTAAGCAGTGGAATTGGATAGTTGGTACTGGAGAATATATTGATAATATTGAGGCTCAAGTACAACAGATGCGTCAAGATTCAAATAATCAAATAACGGCTTTAACTATGAAAATAATTATTACCTCTTTAGTTTTAGCAATAATTATTGGTTTAATAGTTAGTTTTATAGCAGATAGAATAATAGTAGGACCGATCAGAAGCATACTTGGTATAACTAAAGATTTAGCAAAAGGTGAGGGTGATTTAACTAAAAGAATTATTATCAATAGTACAGATGAGATAAAAGATGTTGCTGATTACATAAATGAATTTATAAGAAAGGTTCATGATAGCGTAGATGGGGCTAAGAAATCAAGTTTTGAGAACTCATCTGTATCAAATGAACTTTCAGTTACTGCTCTTCAAGTTGGCTCAAATGTTGAAAAATCTGTAAAAATTGTAGATGAAACAACTGAAAATGCTTCAAGTACACAAAAGCAAATAAAAATTGCCATTAACGACGCACTGGAATCAAAACAAGAGATGCTTGAAGCTAATGATATGTTAAATAATGCTAGAGATGAAATTATAATTCTTACATCAAAAGTTCAAAGAAGTGTTGAATCAGAAATTGAACTAGCTATGAAAATAGAAGAGCTTTCTCGCGACACAGAACAAGTTAAAGATGTTCTTGTTGTTATCTCTGATATTGCAGAACAAACAAATTTACTTGCACTAAATGCTGCCATAGAAGCTGCTCGAGCAGGAGAACATGGGAGAGGTTTTGCTGTTGTTGCTGATGAAGTAAGAAAACTAGCTGAGAGAACTCAAAAATCATTGGCTGAGATAAATGCAACTATTAATGTAATTGTTCAATCAACAGCATCTGCTAGTGATGAGATGAATGCAAATTCTAAGCAGATGGAAGAGTTGTCTGGTATATCAACAGATGTTGAAGGTAAAATAAATTCAACAACAGAATTAGTTCATAAAGCTACTGTAGCAAGTGATAAAGTTGTTGAAGATTTTGAAATTACAGGAAATCAACTAAATAAAATAGTTGATGGTATAAAAGAGATAAATTCTATATCTTCAGAAAATGCAAGAAGCGTTGAAGAGATAGCAAGTGCGGCTGAACATCTAAATAGCTTAACAGATGAACTTTCTACTAAACTAGAGCAGTTTAAAACATAA
- a CDS encoding fumarate reductase iron-sulfur subunit: MSRTVTIKALKYNPNSVASKPHMVEYKLEETEGMTLFIALSKIRETMDPDLSFDFVCRAGICGSCGMMVNGTPQLACRTLTKDYDDGVLELFPMPAFKLLKDLSVDTGNWMNDMSKRIESWIHTNEDVDISKLEAPSDPKIAEEVFEIDRCIECGICVAACGTKLMRPDFVGAVGLNRVARFYADPHDNRTDEDYYELIGDDDGIFGCMSLLACEDNCPKHLPLQSKIAYMRRKLVALR, from the coding sequence ATGAGCAGAACAGTAACTATAAAAGCATTAAAATACAACCCTAACTCAGTAGCATCTAAGCCTCACATGGTTGAGTATAAGCTAGAAGAAACTGAAGGAATGACTCTATTTATTGCTCTAAGTAAAATCAGAGAAACAATGGACCCAGATTTATCTTTTGACTTTGTATGTCGTGCAGGTATCTGTGGAAGTTGTGGAATGATGGTAAACGGAACTCCTCAACTTGCTTGTCGTACTCTTACAAAAGATTATGATGATGGCGTTCTTGAACTTTTTCCAATGCCAGCTTTTAAACTTCTAAAAGATTTATCAGTTGATACTGGTAACTGGATGAATGATATGAGTAAAAGAATCGAGAGTTGGATTCATACAAATGAAGATGTTGATATCTCAAAACTAGAAGCTCCATCTGACCCTAAGATTGCAGAAGAAGTTTTTGAAATCGATCGTTGTATCGAATGTGGTATCTGTGTTGCAGCTTGTGGAACTAAGCTTATGCGTCCTGATTTTGTTGGTGCTGTTGGACTAAACAGAGTAGCAAGGTTCTACGCTGATCCACATGATAATAGAACTGATGAAGATTATTATGAGCTAATTGGTGATGATGATGGTATCTTTGGTTGTATGTCACTACTTGCTTGTGAAGACAACTGTCCTAAACACTTACCGTTACAAAGTAAAATAGCGTATATGCGCCGTAAACTAGTAGCACTTCGTTAA